In Staphylococcus lloydii, the following proteins share a genomic window:
- a CDS encoding GAF domain-containing sensor histidine kinase, whose protein sequence is MEKPTRLALLKEIAEFLNEETETYDMMQGALKFLINGSDFSTGWIFFIDDEGNHELVSDTNLPGALTKNNCQYMQEGTCWCVQAYNNEKLTKASNIINCSRINLATKEHYEETDGITHHATVPLRSGQEQFGLLNVATPYTTSYSEEDLELLESVAFQIGSAIKRILLTDQEKEAARISERNRLARDLHDSVNQMLFSVKLTAHAAKAMSKEEMSKNAFQTIEETSQQAVNEMRALIWQLKPIGLEQGLVNALTSYCEMLQLNLNVQVEGLINVPSLIEENVYRILQEAINNVKKHANTNEIELTLHQHDQYLNIEIADYGTGFNIQHNSNQVSHGLNNMRQRIKMINGKINIQSSYGHGTKIALTIPI, encoded by the coding sequence ATGGAAAAACCAACGCGTTTAGCATTGCTAAAAGAAATAGCAGAGTTTTTAAATGAAGAGACAGAAACATATGATATGATGCAAGGCGCACTTAAATTTTTAATTAATGGTAGTGATTTTAGTACAGGTTGGATATTTTTTATTGATGATGAAGGTAATCACGAACTTGTTTCTGATACCAATCTTCCAGGCGCTTTGACTAAAAATAATTGCCAGTATATGCAAGAAGGTACATGTTGGTGTGTACAAGCATATAATAACGAAAAATTAACGAAGGCTTCTAATATAATTAATTGTTCACGTATTAATTTAGCTACAAAGGAACATTACGAAGAAACAGATGGCATCACACATCATGCTACAGTACCACTCAGATCAGGACAAGAGCAGTTTGGGCTGTTAAATGTTGCCACGCCTTATACAACAAGTTATAGTGAAGAAGATTTAGAGTTATTAGAATCTGTGGCATTTCAAATAGGTTCTGCAATTAAACGTATTTTACTAACTGATCAAGAAAAGGAAGCGGCACGAATAAGTGAACGAAATAGATTAGCGCGTGATTTACATGATTCGGTTAATCAAATGTTATTTTCAGTAAAACTGACTGCGCATGCTGCCAAAGCAATGTCTAAAGAGGAAATGTCAAAAAATGCATTTCAGACTATTGAAGAAACGAGTCAGCAAGCTGTAAATGAAATGCGTGCGTTAATTTGGCAATTAAAACCGATAGGATTAGAACAAGGCTTAGTTAATGCATTAACGAGTTATTGTGAGATGCTACAATTAAATTTAAATGTCCAAGTCGAAGGCTTAATTAATGTACCAAGTTTAATCGAGGAAAATGTATACCGTATTTTGCAAGAAGCAATTAATAATGTGAAAAAGCATGCAAATACAAATGAAATAGAGTTGACTTTACATCAACATGATCAATATTTAAATATTGAAATTGCTGATTATGGTACAGGATTTAATATTCAACACAATTCTAACCAAGTGTCACATGGATTGAATAATATGAGACAACGAATAAAAATGATAAACGGTAAAATTAATATTCAGTCTAGCTATGGGCACGGCACAAAAATAGCGTTAACTATTCCAATCTAA
- the purU gene encoding formyltetrahydrofolate deformylase, with product MNSKYILLATCKDKVGITSLIANLIAKYDANILHLDHFTEYNNNDENDGKLYLRFEFDKVPELKPVLEEELHKHDISFELFDSSVNTRIALFVSKEDHAFNEVLLRIERGEIPAEVVCIVSNHENNRRFAENLNIPFYYVPNNEEKSVVEDKILKIVAEHNTDLIVLAKYMQILTDNFVSHHKHKIINIHHSFLPSFIGANPYKQAWERGVKFVGATSHYVTSDLDEGPIIEQDVTRVNHRYSVQDLRKIGRHVESTVLAQAVEYHVLHKVIVTNNNKTVVFS from the coding sequence TTGAATAGCAAATATATTTTATTAGCAACATGTAAAGATAAAGTTGGTATCACTTCATTAATAGCAAACTTAATTGCTAAATATGATGCTAATATATTACATCTCGATCATTTTACTGAATATAATAATAATGATGAGAATGATGGGAAATTATATCTAAGATTTGAATTTGATAAAGTACCGGAATTAAAACCAGTATTAGAAGAAGAATTACATAAACACGATATTTCATTCGAATTATTTGATAGTTCAGTGAATACAAGAATTGCCCTGTTTGTATCGAAAGAAGATCATGCTTTTAATGAAGTATTATTAAGAATTGAACGCGGAGAAATCCCAGCCGAAGTTGTTTGCATTGTAAGTAATCATGAAAATAACCGTCGTTTTGCTGAAAATCTTAATATTCCATTTTACTACGTGCCTAATAATGAAGAAAAATCAGTTGTCGAGGATAAAATACTTAAAATAGTGGCCGAACATAATACCGATTTAATTGTATTAGCAAAATATATGCAAATTCTAACAGACAATTTTGTAAGTCACCACAAACATAAAATCATTAACATACACCACTCATTTTTACCTTCATTCATTGGTGCCAATCCATATAAACAAGCTTGGGAACGTGGCGTTAAATTTGTAGGTGCAACGAGTCATTATGTTACTTCTGATTTAGATGAAGGCCCAATTATCGAACAAGACGTTACTAGAGTTAATCACCGTTATAGCGTCCAAGATTTAAGAAAAATTGGTCGTCATGTAGAATCAACTGTATTAGCTCAAGCAGTTGAATACCATGTACTTCATAAAGTCATTGTTACAAATAACAACAAAACAGTTGTATTCTCATAA
- a CDS encoding DUF445 domain-containing protein — MHALLIILFMMVIGALIGGVTNVIAVRMLFHPFKTYYIFGKRVPFTPGLIPKRREEIASKIGQVIEEHLLTEEVIYAKLNAPTSRTAIEALIKEQIYKLKSDNLTIQDILTRLDIKDTQLINDKAVDLISTKLNQYYQSNYNEKLVDLLPTEVEQLLDDKVAHLHELLFERAYIYLNSEKGSQDISSMLETFFNEKGKIVGMLQMFMSKESIAERIQSELIRLTGHPKAKAIASKIINNEYDNLKQQQLNEVLDDDKFEGMQSSVSTLIVNYLNIDKQVNTPIHQLMPDFINYLEHSVSAKLTNVIIDNICRHITPIMQKINLSGMVEQQINTFDLDYIERLIIDIANKELKLIMLLGFILGGIIGALQGVIAIFV, encoded by the coding sequence ATGCATGCACTATTAATCATTCTATTTATGATGGTCATTGGGGCACTCATCGGTGGTGTCACGAACGTCATTGCTGTAAGAATGTTATTTCACCCGTTCAAAACATATTATATATTTGGAAAAAGAGTGCCATTTACGCCAGGTTTAATTCCTAAACGTAGAGAAGAGATAGCTTCTAAAATAGGGCAAGTGATAGAAGAGCACTTGTTAACTGAAGAGGTTATTTATGCTAAATTGAATGCACCTACATCTAGAACAGCAATTGAAGCATTAATCAAAGAACAAATCTATAAATTAAAAAGCGATAATTTAACGATTCAGGATATTTTGACAAGATTAGATATTAAAGATACGCAATTGATTAATGATAAAGCTGTGGATTTAATTTCAACAAAACTTAATCAATATTATCAATCTAATTACAATGAAAAATTAGTAGATTTATTACCTACTGAAGTGGAGCAACTACTCGATGACAAAGTTGCACATTTACATGAACTATTATTCGAACGTGCATATATTTATTTGAATTCTGAAAAGGGAAGTCAAGATATATCTTCAATGTTAGAAACATTCTTTAATGAAAAAGGAAAAATTGTAGGTATGCTACAAATGTTTATGTCTAAAGAAAGTATAGCTGAGCGTATTCAAAGTGAACTGATTAGATTAACAGGTCATCCGAAAGCGAAAGCAATTGCTAGCAAAATCATAAATAATGAATATGATAACTTAAAACAACAGCAGTTAAATGAAGTGCTTGATGACGATAAATTCGAAGGTATGCAAAGTTCAGTGTCTACGCTAATTGTGAATTACCTTAATATTGATAAACAAGTCAATACACCAATTCATCAACTTATGCCTGACTTCATAAATTATTTAGAACATAGCGTATCAGCTAAATTGACGAACGTTATTATAGATAATATTTGTCGTCATATTACGCCAATCATGCAAAAAATTAATTTAAGTGGTATGGTTGAACAACAAATCAATACGTTCGACTTAGATTATATTGAAAGATTAATCATCGATATAGCCAATAAAGAATTGAAATTAATTATGTTATTAGGCTTTATTTTAGGTGGTATTATAGGCGCATTACAAGGTGTGATTGCTATTTTTGTATAA
- a CDS encoding metallophosphoesterase family protein produces the protein MVKFIHCADLHLDSPFKSRSYLSQSIFEDMQNSAYESFRKIVDYALNEAVDFMIIAGDLFDNENRTLRAEVFLKEQFERLEKEQIFVYICHGNHDPLSSNIGTEWPGNVSVFSENVETYQTITKNGEEIFLHGFSYQNDASYENKIDAYPTSQGQKGIHIGILHGTYSKTNTSDRYTEFILEDLNSKLYQYWALGHIHERQELSDMPQIQYPGNIQGRHFKELGEKGFLLVEGDNVRLDSKFIPTQFIRFEEATIDTDKTSKQALYEVIQTFKDSVRKQGKSIYRLTLNVNSDTPIPTQDLVQIKEMITDYEKNEHNFVFVEDFKVNYNYEEKHPLVNEFSTELIDDNTVFEKAMSDLYLSPKASKYLDNYTEFDRRSLVEHAENLLKTDMRGE, from the coding sequence ATGGTTAAATTTATTCATTGTGCTGACTTACATTTAGATAGCCCATTTAAATCAAGAAGTTACTTAAGTCAGTCAATATTTGAAGATATGCAGAACAGTGCTTATGAAAGTTTTAGAAAGATTGTCGACTATGCTTTAAACGAAGCGGTAGATTTTATGATCATTGCCGGAGATTTGTTTGATAACGAAAATAGAACATTAAGAGCTGAAGTTTTTTTAAAAGAACAATTTGAAAGATTAGAAAAAGAACAAATTTTTGTTTACATATGTCATGGGAATCACGATCCGTTATCTAGTAATATTGGTACAGAATGGCCAGGAAATGTCTCTGTATTTTCGGAAAATGTAGAAACATATCAAACTATTACTAAAAATGGTGAAGAAATTTTCCTACACGGTTTTAGTTATCAAAATGATGCTAGTTACGAAAATAAAATTGATGCTTATCCTACTAGCCAAGGTCAAAAAGGTATTCACATTGGTATCTTACACGGTACTTATAGTAAGACTAATACAAGCGACCGATACACTGAATTTATATTAGAAGATTTAAATAGTAAATTGTATCAATATTGGGCATTAGGACATATTCACGAACGCCAAGAGTTAAGTGATATGCCTCAAATTCAATATCCAGGAAACATCCAAGGGAGACATTTTAAAGAACTTGGAGAGAAAGGTTTTCTTTTAGTAGAAGGAGATAATGTTAGATTAGATTCTAAATTTATCCCTACTCAGTTTATTAGATTTGAAGAAGCTACTATTGATACTGATAAAACTTCAAAACAGGCTTTATACGAAGTGATCCAAACGTTTAAAGATTCAGTGAGAAAACAAGGTAAGTCTATTTATCGCTTAACGCTGAATGTTAATTCAGATACGCCTATACCTACACAAGACCTTGTTCAAATTAAAGAAATGATTACTGATTATGAAAAAAATGAACACAATTTTGTGTTTGTTGAAGATTTTAAAGTTAATTACAATTATGAAGAAAAACATCCGTTAGTTAATGAATTTTCAACAGAATTAATTGACGATAATACAGTATTTGAAAAAGCCATGTCAGATTTATATTTAAGCCCTAAAGCTTCAAAATATCTAGATAATTATACTGAATTCGATAGAAGGTCTTTAGTGGAACATGCAGAGAACCTGTTAAAGACTGATATGAGAGGTGAATAA
- a CDS encoding RluA family pseudouridine synthase: MKFTIPQNYDSKTLREIFQELTLPKKDLHLLNMSKEISINGEISKFTTKVYAGDAVYIPTPDEKSNYLPSYRYAQIYYEDDDIAVIMKPKGVKTHPNDLKESNTLMNHVIYTIDSDYVEPIHRLDQETVGLLIVAKNPIMKKILDKMLEENKIERIYKAHVHSLLPIKPQTIDMPIGKDKFHPNRRRISTTGQRAITHIIDSEMIEENVCELDLKLDTGRTHQIRVHLAEIGHPVIGDPLYGNSTLRQLKLNSHQIEFTHPLTQEHISVSLDDK; encoded by the coding sequence ATGAAATTTACAATCCCACAAAACTATGATAGCAAAACATTACGAGAGATTTTTCAAGAATTAACGTTACCAAAAAAAGATTTGCATTTATTGAATATGTCGAAGGAAATTTCAATAAACGGTGAAATTAGCAAGTTTACCACTAAGGTATATGCTGGAGATGCGGTCTATATTCCAACACCAGATGAAAAAAGTAATTATCTACCAAGTTATAGATATGCACAAATTTATTATGAAGATGATGATATTGCGGTTATTATGAAACCAAAAGGCGTCAAAACACACCCGAATGACTTGAAAGAAAGCAACACATTAATGAACCATGTCATTTATACTATTGATAGTGATTACGTCGAACCCATACATCGACTTGACCAAGAAACAGTAGGTTTACTGATCGTAGCTAAAAATCCAATAATGAAAAAAATATTAGATAAAATGCTAGAAGAAAATAAAATAGAACGTATATATAAAGCTCATGTTCATAGTTTATTACCTATCAAACCTCAAACTATTGATATGCCAATTGGCAAAGATAAATTCCATCCAAACCGTAGAAGAATTTCTACTACAGGTCAACGAGCGATTACGCATATAATCGATTCAGAAATGATAGAAGAAAATGTGTGTGAATTAGATTTAAAATTAGATACAGGACGTACACATCAAATCCGAGTGCATTTAGCAGAAATTGGACATCCAGTTATAGGCGACCCACTGTATGGAAATTCTACTTTACGTCAATTGAAACTAAACAGTCACCAAATCGAATTTACGCATCCACTTACCCAAGAACATATTTCTGTATCATTAGATGACAAATAA
- a CDS encoding YlbF/YmcA family competence regulator gives MAVNLYDHANQLEQALRESDEYQAIQNAYAKVKENEESKKLFDEFRETQLSFQQKQMQGEEIGEEELQKAQEQAQQIENDSNISELMSAEQNMSQIFQEINQIIVKPLDEIYAD, from the coding sequence ATGGCAGTAAATTTATACGATCATGCAAATCAATTAGAACAAGCATTAAGAGAAAGTGATGAATACCAAGCAATCCAAAATGCTTACGCTAAAGTTAAAGAAAATGAAGAATCTAAAAAATTATTCGATGAATTCCGTGAAACTCAACTAAGTTTCCAACAAAAACAAATGCAAGGTGAAGAAATCGGTGAAGAAGAGCTACAAAAAGCACAAGAACAAGCTCAACAAATCGAAAATGACTCAAACATTTCTGAATTAATGTCTGCAGAACAAAACATGAGCCAAATTTTCCAAGAAATTAACCAAATCATCGTTAAACCTTTAGATGAAATTTACGCTGACTAA
- a CDS encoding response regulator, with protein sequence MQRIILVDDHHIVRQGLEFLLSTVENLEVIEGFSDGESFLNYIAENELPDIVLLDLVMPNMNGIEITEKLKTTYPQIKILVLTSYIDDEHVISAIDKGADGYEMKDVEPEQLIDSINRVLNGEKIIHPQAQNVIESVNKKPHMTNKLSKREIEVLTEMVKGKTNKEIAATLFVSEKTVKTHVSHIFNKLQVTDRTKAAIYAMENKLI encoded by the coding sequence ATGCAGCGAATCATACTTGTAGATGATCATCATATCGTTAGGCAAGGACTAGAATTTTTACTATCTACAGTAGAAAATTTAGAAGTTATCGAAGGATTTTCAGATGGTGAATCATTTTTAAATTACATAGCTGAAAATGAATTACCTGATATTGTACTGTTGGATTTAGTTATGCCTAATATGAATGGTATTGAAATTACTGAAAAGTTAAAAACGACATATCCTCAAATTAAAATATTAGTGTTAACAAGTTATATTGATGATGAGCATGTAATTTCTGCTATCGATAAAGGTGCGGACGGATACGAAATGAAAGATGTTGAGCCTGAGCAACTTATAGATTCCATTAATAGAGTTTTAAATGGAGAAAAAATTATTCATCCTCAAGCTCAAAACGTCATAGAAAGTGTTAATAAAAAGCCTCATATGACGAATAAATTATCTAAGAGGGAAATTGAAGTGTTGACGGAAATGGTTAAAGGTAAAACAAATAAAGAGATAGCAGCAACCTTATTTGTGTCAGAAAAAACTGTTAAAACACATGTCAGTCATATCTTTAATAAATTGCAAGTTACTGACCGAACTAAAGCTGCGATCTATGCAATGGAAAATAAATTAATTTAA
- a CDS encoding dicarboxylate/amino acid:cation symporter → MKTKNLSIKIVIALVLGITVGSICNIYAHSNFVTSIDKYAFNVVGQIFLNLIFMLVVPVVFVSIVLGVVGVGDPKLLGGIGAKTLAFFLSTTAIAICIGIALALIFKPGAGHSDLLNSKDVTKYQQTLNKQNEGQDSAAKQTFDQTLINLFPKNPLQAMSEGNMLQIITFAIFIGVGIIMVGSKAQVVHRFFEQFNEVLMYIITMIMNLFAPIGTFGLVAHAFTGAGFGAIKQLGLYFVLVLAALVIHFFIVYGTAVKVLGKHSPLAFFKGFLPAITLGFSASSSNAALPVSMNCTKKMGVRPEIASFVQPLGATINMDGTAIMQGVATIFIAQISGAHLSILQLITVVVIAVVASIGTAGVPGVGLIMLAMVLNAVGLNPAAIGIILGIDRLLDMTRTSVNITGDAACALIISKAEDKKIENAQVQHAHS, encoded by the coding sequence ATGAAAACAAAGAATCTTAGTATTAAAATTGTTATTGCTCTTGTTTTAGGGATTACCGTGGGATCAATATGTAATATTTATGCACATTCTAATTTTGTAACTAGTATTGATAAGTATGCATTTAACGTAGTGGGACAAATATTCTTAAATCTAATATTTATGTTAGTTGTACCTGTTGTATTTGTATCTATTGTCTTAGGAGTTGTAGGTGTAGGAGACCCAAAGTTACTTGGTGGCATAGGTGCAAAGACGCTTGCGTTCTTTTTATCAACAACTGCTATTGCTATATGTATAGGGATTGCATTAGCTTTAATATTTAAACCGGGTGCTGGACATTCAGACTTACTCAATAGTAAGGATGTAACAAAGTATCAGCAAACTTTAAATAAGCAAAATGAAGGTCAAGATTCTGCAGCTAAACAAACTTTTGATCAGACATTAATTAATTTGTTCCCTAAAAACCCATTACAAGCTATGTCTGAAGGGAATATGTTACAAATCATTACCTTCGCAATTTTTATCGGTGTAGGTATTATAATGGTAGGGTCCAAAGCCCAAGTCGTTCATAGGTTCTTTGAACAATTTAATGAAGTACTCATGTACATTATTACTATGATTATGAATTTATTTGCACCAATTGGGACGTTTGGATTAGTTGCTCATGCCTTTACTGGTGCTGGATTTGGTGCGATTAAACAGTTGGGATTATATTTCGTTCTCGTCTTAGCCGCACTAGTAATTCACTTCTTCATTGTTTATGGGACTGCAGTAAAAGTCTTAGGCAAACATAGTCCGTTAGCATTCTTTAAAGGATTTTTACCTGCTATAACACTTGGATTTAGTGCTTCGAGTTCAAATGCAGCGTTGCCTGTCTCTATGAACTGTACTAAGAAAATGGGGGTTAGACCAGAAATAGCTAGTTTTGTTCAACCATTAGGTGCCACAATAAACATGGACGGCACGGCAATAATGCAAGGGGTTGCTACAATATTTATTGCACAAATTTCAGGCGCACATTTATCAATACTACAATTAATTACGGTTGTGGTTATTGCAGTGGTTGCTTCGATTGGTACAGCAGGGGTGCCAGGTGTAGGACTGATCATGTTAGCAATGGTCTTAAATGCTGTTGGTTTAAATCCGGCTGCTATTGGTATCATACTTGGTATAGATAGATTATTAGATATGACAAGAACTTCCGTGAACATTACTGGTGATGCCGCTTGTGCCTTAATTATTTCTAAAGCAGAAGATAAAAAAATTGAAAATGCACAAGTTCAACATGCACATAGTTGA
- the xdrA gene encoding XRE family transcriptional regulator XdrA, with product MDRQSFTDLIQTKFKMVRIEAGYTQDTMAQTIGLSKKTLVQIEKERVLPNWTTCVSICALFRDSDVLNSAFGCDPLEMVQTISRGHCAYPNHSTTSDIYWNTVDSRNGYILQSNKVSDIYRVLNQETQPIFGTSKLREAETYFGKISKEELMHV from the coding sequence ATGGATAGACAGAGTTTTACAGATTTAATTCAAACAAAATTCAAAATGGTACGTATTGAGGCGGGCTATACTCAAGATACAATGGCCCAAACAATCGGACTTTCAAAAAAGACATTAGTTCAAATTGAAAAAGAACGTGTTTTACCAAACTGGACAACTTGCGTATCAATTTGTGCGCTATTTAGAGATTCAGACGTACTAAATAGTGCTTTTGGTTGTGATCCTTTAGAGATGGTTCAAACAATATCTAGAGGTCATTGTGCATATCCAAATCATTCTACTACAAGTGATATTTATTGGAATACTGTTGATAGCAGAAATGGTTATATTTTACAAAGTAACAAAGTAAGTGACATTTACCGTGTATTAAATCAAGAAACGCAACCAATATTCGGTACATCTAAATTAAGAGAAGCTGAAACATATTTTGGAAAAATTTCTAAAGAGGAATTAATGCACGTATAA
- the fumC gene encoding class II fumarate hydratase, whose translation MSVRIEHDTFGEIEVPADKYWGAQTERSKRNFPVGKERMPIEVVYGFAQLKRGAALANHELGKLSDVRKDAIVHACDRILNKELDEHFPLVVWQTGSGTQSNMNVNEVVSYVANQYLEQQNEKADIHPNDDVNKSQSSNDTFPTAMHVALYTEIETKLEPALKSLRDTFKDKEQQFQDIIKIGRTHLQDATPIRLGQEISGWRYMLDKCETLLHESKAHILNLAIGGTAVGTGINAHPEFGDKVAKFISENTGYPFVSSENKFHALTSHDEVVQLHGTLKALAADLTKIANDVRWLASGPRAGLAEISIPENEPGSSIMPGKVNPTQCEMLTMVGVQVMGNDAAVGIASSQGNFELNVYKPVIMHNTLQSIYLLADGMQTFNDNCAIGIEPISENIDNYLNQSLMLVTALNPHIGYEKAAQIAKKAHKEGLTLKESAIQSGHVTEEQFEAWIKPEDMVDPK comes from the coding sequence ATGTCAGTAAGAATTGAACATGATACATTTGGAGAAATAGAAGTACCAGCCGATAAATACTGGGGAGCTCAAACTGAGCGTAGTAAAAGAAATTTCCCTGTCGGCAAAGAACGTATGCCTATCGAAGTTGTTTATGGTTTCGCTCAATTAAAAAGAGGTGCAGCACTAGCTAACCATGAATTAGGCAAATTATCCGATGTTAGAAAAGATGCAATTGTGCATGCTTGTGATCGCATTTTAAATAAAGAGTTAGACGAGCATTTCCCATTAGTTGTTTGGCAAACAGGTAGTGGTACACAAAGTAACATGAACGTAAATGAAGTCGTAAGTTATGTAGCAAATCAATACTTAGAACAACAAAACGAAAAAGCAGATATTCATCCTAATGATGATGTAAACAAATCACAAAGCTCAAACGACACATTCCCTACAGCAATGCATGTTGCGCTTTATACTGAAATAGAAACTAAACTAGAACCAGCACTAAAATCTTTAAGAGATACATTTAAAGATAAAGAACAACAATTCCAAGACATTATTAAAATTGGACGTACGCACTTACAAGATGCGACACCAATTAGACTAGGACAAGAAATTAGTGGTTGGAGATATATGTTAGATAAATGTGAAACGTTATTACATGAATCTAAAGCCCATATTTTAAACCTTGCTATCGGTGGCACAGCTGTAGGTACAGGAATCAATGCACACCCTGAATTTGGTGATAAAGTAGCGAAATTTATTTCTGAAAATACTGGATATCCTTTCGTGTCATCAGAAAATAAATTCCATGCTTTAACTTCTCACGATGAAGTTGTGCAATTACATGGTACTTTAAAAGCATTGGCAGCTGATTTAACTAAGATTGCTAACGACGTTAGATGGTTAGCATCTGGACCACGTGCTGGTTTAGCCGAAATCTCTATACCTGAGAATGAACCAGGATCATCAATTATGCCTGGTAAAGTGAATCCAACGCAATGTGAAATGTTAACAATGGTTGGCGTTCAAGTTATGGGAAATGATGCAGCAGTAGGTATCGCAAGTTCACAAGGTAACTTCGAATTAAATGTTTATAAACCAGTGATTATGCATAATACGTTACAATCTATTTATTTATTAGCAGATGGTATGCAAACCTTTAATGATAATTGTGCAATAGGCATCGAACCTATCTCTGAAAACATTGATAATTATTTAAATCAATCATTAATGTTAGTAACGGCTTTAAATCCACATATTGGATATGAAAAAGCTGCACAAATTGCTAAAAAAGCACACAAAGAAGGATTAACATTAAAAGAATCTGCAATTCAATCAGGCCACGTAACTGAAGAACAATTTGAAGCGTGGATTAAACCAGAAGACATGGTAGACCCTAAATAA